A genome region from Euphorbia lathyris chromosome 4, ddEupLath1.1, whole genome shotgun sequence includes the following:
- the LOC136226822 gene encoding acetylserotonin O-methyltransferase-like has product MKEEEKEEEAQAEVEKWKYIFGFTNMAVVKCAIELGIADAIENHKSPIPLSDLSSTLNCNPSYLHRIMRFLVHQKIFREKPSINGSTGYEQTPLSRMLLGPGENTLKPLFLLESSPVMLAPWHFLRSRVLLNGTGAFEGAHGDDLWKYWEENPGHSQLFNEAMASNARFAVKSVIQKCPEVFDGVRSLVDVGGGNGTFVSLLVKEFPWINGINFDLPHVVSVNPEFEGVTHVGGDMFQNVPNADAASVMWVLHDWNDEECIAILKKCKEAVPKEKGKVIIIEAIVGENKTDDELEIARLLLDMVIMAHTKTGKERTSKEWEFVIHQAGFSSHSITHISALQSIIQCFP; this is encoded by the exons ATGAAAgaggaagagaaagaagaagaagcccaAGCAGAAGTTGAAAAATGGAAATACATATTTGGATTCACAAACATGGCTGTTGTAAAATGCGCAATTGAATTAGGAATCGCCGACGCAATTGAAAATCACAAATCCCCAATTCCACTCTCCGATCTATCATCAACCCTTAATTGCAATCCATCCTACCTCCATCGCATAATGAGATTTTTAGTTCATCAAAAGATCTTCAGAGAAAAACCCTCCATTAATGGTTCCACAGGGTATGAACAAACACCCCTCTCGCGGATGCTACTCGGCCCCGGAGAAAACACCTTAAAGCCTTTGTTTTTGCTAGAAAGTAGCCCGGTGATGTTAGCCCCGTGGCATTTCCTCAGGTCTCGCGTCTTGCTGAATGGCACGGGGGCGTTTGAGGGGGCTCACGGGGATGATTTGTGGAAATATTGGGAAGAAAATCCTGGTCATAGCCAGTTGTTTAATGAAGCAATGGCGAGTAATGCGAGATTTGCTGTGAAAAGTGTGATTCAAAAATGTCCGGAGGTTTTTGATGGAGTGAGAAGTTTGGTAGATGTTGGTGGTGGAAATGGTACTTTTGTGAGTTTATTGGTTAAGGAATTTCCatggattaatggaattaactTTGATCTTCCTCATGTTGTATCGGTTAATCCAGAATTTGAAGGTGTTACTCATGTTGGTGGTGATATGTTTCAGAATGTTCCTAATGCTGATGCAGCTTCTGTTATG TGGGTTCTGCACGATTGGAACGATGAAGAATGTATAGCGATTCTGAAGAAGTGTAAAGAAGCAGTtccaaaagaaaaagggaaagtGATAATTATTGAAGCAATAGTTGGTGAAAATAAAACAGATGACGAACTAGAGATAGCAAGGTTGCTTCTAGACATGGTGATAATGGCTCATACCAAAACAGGCAAAGAAAGAACCTCTAAGGAATGGGAATTTGTTATTCACCAAGCTGGATTTTCCTCTCATTCTATTACTCATATTTCTGCTCTTCAATCTATTATCCAATGTTTTCCttaa